One window of Anaerohalosphaeraceae bacterium genomic DNA carries:
- the thpR gene encoding RNA 2',3'-cyclic phosphodiesterase: MRLFIAVDVDEQVRGQLASVQKQLRQTLSGPSVKWVNPDLIHLTLKFLGEVPDRDVPQVCRLTQEAARRHSPFEIRVQGIGTFGKPPRVLWVGVLESEKLAALAADIEKTFEEAGWPREEKGFSAHLTLARIKDPKAGGLVERAVRTQPSSSFGDVWIDQVVVYESQLSAGGPIYTPAGKYDLNG, from the coding sequence ATGCGGCTTTTTATTGCGGTAGATGTGGATGAGCAGGTTCGCGGACAGCTGGCTTCTGTGCAGAAGCAGCTGCGGCAGACCCTTTCGGGACCGAGTGTAAAATGGGTGAATCCGGACCTGATTCATCTGACCCTGAAGTTTTTGGGCGAGGTGCCGGATCGGGATGTTCCGCAGGTCTGTCGGCTGACCCAGGAAGCCGCCCGGCGGCATTCCCCGTTTGAGATACGGGTACAGGGAATCGGCACGTTCGGCAAGCCGCCTCGTGTGCTGTGGGTCGGCGTACTGGAGTCGGAGAAATTGGCGGCCCTGGCGGCGGATATCGAAAAGACCTTTGAAGAAGCCGGCTGGCCGCGGGAGGAAAAGGGGTTCAGTGCTCATTTAACCCTGGCCCGCATCAAAGACCCAAAGGCAGGGGGATTGGTTGAGCGGGCTGTTCGGACACAGCCGTCTTCCAGTTTCGGAGATGTGTGGATTGACCAGGTAGTGGTTTACGAAAGTCAGCTGTCGGCGGGAGGGCCGATTTATACGCCTGCAGGAAAATATGACTTAAACGGATAA
- a CDS encoding HAD family phosphatase, which translates to MQNRQSAPEWGVIFDLDGTITPNTAYHRQAWFELCKRYNIPMDMELYHQKVHARSNDKIVPNLFGPQVSEAFIRKIEHEKESLYRQIYKPVMKPTSGLMKLLEHLRSAGIPCGTASNSPKDNVDFVLDGLNIRPFFRAVFYRDHVQHGKPDPEILYKTADGLGLPPKRCILFEDSSSGFKAARAAGMPYIVITSGGDPNELREAFDAQAVFEDFTGITVETLRQIIQRYSAEARSA; encoded by the coding sequence ATGCAGAATCGGCAATCCGCCCCGGAGTGGGGCGTTATTTTTGATTTAGACGGGACTATCACGCCAAACACCGCCTATCACCGGCAGGCGTGGTTCGAACTGTGCAAACGGTACAACATCCCGATGGACATGGAGCTGTATCACCAGAAAGTCCACGCCCGCAGCAACGATAAAATCGTTCCCAACCTCTTCGGACCGCAGGTGAGTGAGGCCTTTATCCGCAAAATTGAACACGAAAAGGAATCGCTTTATCGACAAATCTACAAACCTGTGATGAAACCGACATCTGGCTTGATGAAACTGCTGGAGCACCTTCGGTCCGCCGGCATTCCGTGCGGAACCGCCTCCAACTCGCCGAAAGATAACGTGGATTTTGTCCTCGACGGGCTGAATATCAGACCCTTTTTCCGGGCCGTTTTCTACCGGGACCACGTTCAGCACGGCAAACCTGACCCGGAAATCCTTTATAAAACGGCCGATGGACTGGGCCTGCCGCCGAAGCGGTGCATTCTTTTTGAAGATTCCTCGTCGGGCTTCAAGGCCGCCCGTGCGGCGGGCATGCCCTATATCGTCATCACGTCCGGCGGCGATCCGAATGAACTCCGGGAGGCCTTCGATGCTCAGGCCGTTTTCGAAGATTTCACAGGGATTACCGTAGAAACACTCAGACAAATAATTCAGAGATATTCGGCAGAGGCCCGCTCCGCCTGA
- a CDS encoding tetratricopeptide repeat protein, translating to MTSDKKPSLYWMLPAVVLLIVLAFEPVRHNDFIDYDDYDYIVKNHHIQGGLNAQSIVWAFTSFYMYNWHPLTWLSYLLDFELFGLNPVGYHLHNVLLHCAATALLFVILNRLLKSPWKSFFISAAFGIHPLRVESVAWVSERKDVLSLFFFMLTLLSYIYYIQNKTWKKYTLVLFCFALGLMAKPMLVTMPVLLLVLDWWPLRRLSAEPSSLPVSKKNPFFFPLSLLLEKLPLFLMSGGSSIVTYLAQKEGGSVWAIPLSSRFLNALNSYRMYISKIFCPIDLAVPYPYPTDFPISSIGLSAFTLLFITVWSFRKTAKYPFLLAGWLWYLITLIPVIGIIQVGIQAMADRYTYLPSIGIFLMIVFGADELTKTWKHRKAVLGLLGSIVVLGMLAATRNQISYWKDSVVFYKHTLAVTENNYIAESNLSQVLMEQNRFSEAEVHLTRALQLRSDSPLDNSNMALLLLLQNQPEKAMTFVHRALSTKHNIAKVYYNCGLIFEHFEQFDMAMNLYKQAVESKSDYHPAFNRMGCIREKQQRYEEAYNFYSKSIQNNPRYAEGYKNLAWLLAVHPAFEDRDPAEAVRYAQKACELTQYSKAEMLDVLAAAYANARDFDKAVQTAQKAVELARAAGRENLADDIIRRKNLYENKLPFRKTLPTETVEPLAEPSSL from the coding sequence ATGACTTCCGATAAAAAACCGTCACTATACTGGATGCTTCCTGCGGTTGTTTTGCTGATTGTTTTGGCCTTCGAACCCGTCCGTCACAATGATTTTATAGATTATGACGACTATGACTATATCGTAAAAAACCATCATATTCAGGGAGGACTAAATGCCCAGAGCATAGTATGGGCGTTCACTTCATTTTATATGTACAACTGGCACCCACTGACCTGGCTGAGCTATCTGCTGGACTTCGAACTATTCGGATTGAATCCGGTTGGTTATCATCTTCATAATGTTCTTCTGCATTGCGCTGCAACGGCACTCCTTTTTGTCATTTTGAATAGACTGCTCAAATCTCCTTGGAAAAGTTTTTTCATCTCTGCAGCCTTTGGTATTCATCCTCTCCGCGTCGAATCTGTCGCATGGGTTTCCGAAAGAAAAGATGTACTCAGCCTGTTCTTTTTTATGCTGACTCTTCTGTCATACATATATTATATCCAAAATAAGACTTGGAAAAAATACACCCTTGTTCTTTTCTGCTTTGCACTCGGATTGATGGCAAAACCCATGCTGGTTACCATGCCTGTTTTGCTTCTCGTGCTGGACTGGTGGCCGTTAAGACGTCTTTCTGCCGAACCCTCCTCTCTGCCCGTCTCCAAGAAAAATCCGTTCTTTTTTCCTTTGTCTTTGCTTTTGGAAAAACTTCCTCTTTTTCTCATGAGCGGCGGCTCTTCGATTGTCACTTACCTTGCTCAGAAGGAAGGAGGCAGTGTGTGGGCAATCCCTCTCTCATCGCGTTTTCTGAATGCCCTGAACAGCTACCGGATGTACATCAGCAAAATTTTCTGCCCGATTGATCTGGCAGTACCTTATCCCTACCCGACTGATTTTCCGATATCGTCCATAGGTCTTTCAGCATTTACCCTTTTGTTTATAACCGTCTGGAGCTTTCGAAAAACCGCCAAATATCCTTTTTTGCTGGCAGGATGGCTTTGGTACCTCATCACCCTTATTCCCGTTATTGGGATAATCCAGGTCGGCATACAAGCCATGGCGGATCGATACACATATCTTCCATCCATCGGCATTTTTCTGATGATCGTTTTCGGAGCCGATGAACTCACAAAAACATGGAAGCACCGCAAAGCGGTACTCGGACTTCTCGGCAGTATCGTCGTATTGGGAATGCTTGCTGCCACAAGGAATCAGATTTCGTATTGGAAAGACAGTGTTGTTTTCTACAAACACACTCTGGCAGTCACAGAAAATAATTACATAGCGGAGTCCAATCTCAGTCAGGTCCTGATGGAGCAAAACAGATTTTCAGAAGCGGAGGTTCATCTGACACGCGCCCTGCAACTGCGTTCGGATTCTCCGCTTGATAACTCAAACATGGCGCTGCTTCTTCTCCTGCAGAACCAGCCTGAAAAAGCCATGACGTTTGTTCATCGTGCTCTAAGTACAAAGCATAATATTGCAAAAGTTTACTACAATTGCGGCCTGATTTTTGAGCACTTTGAACAATTCGATATGGCCATGAATCTTTATAAACAAGCCGTCGAGTCCAAATCTGATTATCATCCTGCTTTTAATCGAATGGGATGCATCCGAGAAAAACAACAAAGGTACGAGGAAGCGTACAACTTCTATTCGAAGAGTATTCAGAACAATCCCAGATATGCGGAAGGGTACAAAAACCTTGCCTGGCTTTTGGCCGTCCATCCCGCTTTTGAGGACCGCGACCCGGCGGAAGCCGTTCGGTATGCCCAAAAAGCCTGCGAATTAACTCAATACAGCAAAGCCGAAATGCTGGATGTTCTGGCGGCGGCCTATGCAAACGCCCGCGACTTCGACAAAGCCGTTCAAACCGCCCAAAAGGCCGTTGAGCTGGCGAGAGCAGCCGGCCGAGAAAACCTCGCCGACGACATTATTCGCCGAAAAAATCTTTACGAAAACAAACTCCCCTTCCGAAAAACCCTGCCGACGGAAACCGTCGAGCCGCTTGCGGAACCGTCGTCTTTATGA
- the alaS gene encoding alanine--tRNA ligase: MLTSAEIRRTFIEFFEQRGHRFIPSWPVVPVGDDTLLFTNAGMNQFKDIFLGFRKPDCGRAVNSQKCIRVSGKHNDLEEVGLDTYHHTFFEMLGNWSFDDYFKAEAIEWAWELLTKGYGIAPGRLWATVFAGDREDGSEPDEEAAALWTKVTPLPKERILFCGRKDNFWEMGSSGPCGPCSEIHIDLGPDRCDMQGVPGHQCRVNGGCSRFIELWNLVFIQFNRKPDGKLERLGANYVDTGAGLERITAVLQNKRSNYDTDLFLPLIQATEKLCKIQYTSQLGKKTDNAFRVIADHIRTLTFAIADGVTPSNEGRGYVIRRILRRAARFGRTLDLHEPFLYKLVDVLAESMGGHFPELRQRREFVSRVIEAEESSFGRTLDRGLELFAAAAEKASQSKERTISGEDAFRLYDTYGFPLDLTELMAREQGLKVDTQGFEQLMEQQRSMARAAQKGGLLTALLGGVQLPATEDLLKYQTEQCTAQIVGWIDAEGYHREGTIPAGKEDIAVILDRTCFYAESGGQVGDCGRLESPDGVFAVETTEKASECVLHRGKVSSGTLRVGQTVKAVVDAGRRQSRKNHTATHLLQWALRQVLGDSVHQQGSLVCPDYFRFDFTWPKALTKEEIRKIEDLVQQKIEEDHPVYTAVLPIEEAKQLGAMALFGEKYGQQVRVIAIGACSNETLSEAFSKEFCGGTHVERTGLIGGFAVLKEESISAGVRRITGLTGRALMEHLRRRSQIVDELVETLKTPAEQISARVKKVLEDNKNLQKQLKSGAVRGGNDPLTEAGALLEKARRIGKTAVVVGEVASAPAEQLRTAIDSIKKKAGSAAVVLAVREEDSKVLLLAGVTDDLIQKGLKAGDIVKEIAPIVGGGGGGRPQMAQAGGKDPSKIQEALQKAEEFIVKNL, encoded by the coding sequence ATGTTGACTTCGGCGGAGATTCGCAGGACGTTTATCGAGTTTTTTGAGCAGCGGGGGCATCGGTTTATCCCGAGCTGGCCGGTGGTGCCGGTCGGAGATGATACGCTGCTGTTTACCAATGCCGGGATGAACCAGTTTAAGGATATCTTTCTGGGCTTCCGCAAGCCGGACTGCGGGCGGGCGGTCAACAGCCAGAAATGCATCCGGGTCAGCGGCAAGCACAACGATCTGGAGGAAGTAGGACTGGACACCTATCACCATACGTTCTTTGAGATGCTCGGCAACTGGTCGTTTGATGATTATTTCAAGGCCGAAGCCATTGAATGGGCCTGGGAGCTGCTGACGAAAGGTTACGGAATTGCCCCCGGCCGTCTTTGGGCGACGGTCTTTGCGGGCGACCGGGAGGACGGGTCCGAGCCGGATGAGGAGGCGGCGGCCTTGTGGACGAAGGTAACGCCCCTTCCGAAAGAGCGAATTCTCTTCTGCGGACGAAAGGACAATTTCTGGGAGATGGGCTCCAGCGGGCCCTGCGGGCCGTGCAGTGAAATTCATATTGATTTGGGGCCGGACCGGTGTGATATGCAGGGGGTACCCGGGCATCAATGCCGGGTCAACGGCGGCTGCTCACGCTTTATCGAGCTGTGGAATCTGGTGTTTATTCAGTTTAACCGCAAGCCGGACGGAAAACTGGAGCGGCTGGGGGCCAATTATGTCGATACCGGAGCCGGGCTGGAGCGAATTACGGCCGTGCTGCAGAATAAGCGGAGCAATTATGATACGGACTTGTTCCTGCCGCTGATACAGGCGACAGAAAAACTGTGCAAAATCCAATATACGTCCCAGCTGGGCAAGAAAACGGACAATGCGTTCCGCGTAATTGCCGACCACATCCGGACCTTGACGTTTGCGATTGCAGACGGTGTGACGCCGAGCAACGAAGGCCGCGGTTATGTGATTCGTCGGATTCTGCGGCGGGCGGCACGGTTTGGACGAACCCTCGACCTGCACGAGCCGTTTTTGTATAAGCTGGTGGATGTCCTGGCGGAGTCGATGGGGGGGCATTTCCCGGAATTGAGGCAGCGGCGAGAGTTTGTCAGCCGCGTGATTGAGGCGGAAGAGAGTTCTTTCGGACGGACGCTGGACCGCGGTCTGGAGCTGTTTGCCGCGGCGGCCGAGAAGGCCTCCCAATCTAAGGAGCGAACGATTTCCGGCGAAGATGCTTTCCGGCTGTATGATACCTACGGCTTCCCGCTGGATTTGACGGAACTAATGGCCCGGGAACAGGGGCTGAAGGTCGATACGCAGGGCTTTGAGCAGCTGATGGAGCAGCAGCGGTCGATGGCCCGCGCGGCTCAAAAAGGCGGCTTGCTGACAGCATTGCTGGGCGGTGTGCAGCTGCCCGCAACAGAGGATTTGCTCAAATACCAGACCGAGCAGTGTACGGCGCAGATTGTCGGCTGGATTGATGCAGAAGGATACCATCGGGAGGGGACAATTCCCGCCGGAAAGGAAGACATTGCCGTGATTCTGGACCGAACCTGCTTTTATGCCGAGTCCGGCGGTCAGGTCGGGGATTGCGGGCGGCTCGAATCGCCGGATGGAGTCTTTGCGGTGGAGACGACGGAAAAGGCGTCCGAATGCGTCCTTCATCGCGGGAAGGTTTCCTCCGGTACTTTACGGGTCGGCCAGACTGTCAAGGCGGTTGTTGATGCCGGACGCAGACAGTCCAGAAAGAATCATACGGCTACACACCTGCTGCAATGGGCCCTGCGGCAGGTCCTCGGCGATTCCGTGCATCAGCAGGGCTCCCTCGTTTGCCCGGACTATTTCCGGTTCGATTTTACCTGGCCGAAGGCCCTGACGAAGGAAGAAATCCGAAAGATTGAGGACCTCGTTCAGCAGAAAATCGAGGAGGACCATCCGGTTTATACGGCAGTTCTTCCGATTGAGGAAGCCAAACAATTAGGAGCGATGGCTCTGTTTGGGGAGAAATACGGACAGCAGGTACGGGTTATTGCGATTGGGGCTTGTTCGAACGAGACGCTCTCCGAGGCGTTCAGCAAGGAATTTTGCGGCGGCACCCATGTGGAGCGAACAGGGCTCATCGGCGGCTTTGCGGTCCTTAAAGAGGAAAGCATTTCCGCGGGGGTGCGAAGAATTACAGGCCTGACGGGCCGTGCGCTGATGGAGCATTTGCGGCGGCGGAGCCAAATTGTGGATGAACTGGTGGAGACACTGAAGACGCCTGCTGAACAGATTTCCGCACGGGTCAAGAAGGTGCTGGAGGACAACAAGAATCTGCAGAAACAGCTGAAAAGCGGGGCGGTTCGAGGCGGAAATGACCCGCTGACGGAGGCCGGGGCTTTGCTCGAAAAGGCCCGGCGCATTGGAAAGACAGCCGTCGTGGTGGGAGAGGTTGCATCCGCACCGGCCGAGCAGCTGCGGACCGCCATTGACAGCATCAAGAAAAAGGCTGGTTCGGCGGCGGTCGTTCTGGCGGTCAGGGAGGAAGACAGCAAAGTGCTGCTTCTGGCGGGGGTGACCGATGATTTGATTCAGAAAGGGCTGAAGGCGGGCGATATTGTCAAAGAGATTGCTCCGATTGTCGGCGGAGGCGGCGGCGGAAGACCCCAGATGGCTCAGGCCGGCGGAAAAGACCCGTCGAAAATTCAGGAAGCCCTCCAAAAAGCCGAAGAATTCATCGTCAAAAATCTGTAG
- the recA gene encoding recombinase RecA produces the protein MAKEVKKKTTGKKETAAAPEKTTVKSDALDRAIAQIEKQYGAGSIMKMDDGSPRRIEGISTGALSLDLALGGGGIPRGRVIEFFGPESSGKTTLALHAIANAQKAGGVAAFIDAEHALDPTWAKKLGVDISSLLISQPDTGEQALDIAEMLIKSNAVDIIVIDSVAALVPAAELQGDMGQSHVGLQARLMSQALRKLTGAISKSKTCLIFINQIRMKIGVMFGNPETTPGGNALKFYASVRVDIRRVETLKDAKGEAIGNRVRARVVKNKVAAPFKSAEFDILFDRGICAMGDLLDLAAECGVLTKSGAWYLYGDRKVGQGRDNARLYLEQNPEFAEELKGKVLEVKGMAEQANPS, from the coding sequence ATGGCCAAAGAAGTAAAGAAAAAAACGACAGGGAAAAAAGAAACCGCCGCAGCACCCGAAAAAACAACTGTAAAGTCGGATGCACTGGATCGGGCAATCGCTCAGATTGAAAAGCAGTACGGGGCGGGCTCCATTATGAAGATGGATGACGGCAGCCCCCGTCGGATTGAAGGCATTTCAACCGGGGCGCTGTCGCTGGATTTGGCGCTGGGCGGAGGCGGCATTCCGAGGGGTCGTGTAATCGAGTTTTTCGGACCGGAATCCTCCGGAAAAACCACACTGGCCCTTCATGCTATTGCCAACGCCCAAAAGGCAGGTGGAGTGGCGGCGTTTATTGATGCGGAGCATGCCCTCGACCCGACGTGGGCCAAAAAGCTGGGCGTGGATATTTCCTCGCTTCTCATCAGCCAGCCGGATACCGGCGAGCAGGCGCTGGATATTGCGGAGATGCTGATAAAGTCAAATGCGGTCGATATTATCGTGATTGATTCCGTAGCGGCTCTGGTGCCGGCGGCGGAACTGCAGGGGGATATGGGGCAAAGCCATGTGGGTCTGCAGGCGCGGCTGATGAGCCAGGCCCTGCGGAAATTGACCGGTGCTATCAGCAAGAGCAAGACCTGCCTGATTTTCATCAACCAGATTCGGATGAAGATTGGGGTGATGTTCGGCAACCCGGAGACGACGCCCGGCGGCAATGCCCTGAAGTTTTATGCATCGGTGCGCGTGGATATTCGCCGGGTGGAGACGCTCAAGGATGCCAAAGGCGAGGCGATTGGAAACCGGGTACGCGCTCGCGTGGTGAAAAACAAGGTGGCGGCTCCCTTCAAGTCGGCGGAGTTCGATATTCTGTTTGACCGGGGCATTTGTGCGATGGGGGATTTGCTGGATTTGGCGGCCGAATGCGGGGTGCTGACCAAGAGCGGCGCCTGGTATCTATACGGGGACAGGAAGGTAGGGCAGGGCCGCGACAATGCACGGCTGTATCTGGAGCAGAATCCGGAGTTCGCGGAGGAATTAAAGGGCAAAGTGCTGGAGGTTAAAGGAATGGCCGAACAAGCCAATCCCTCATAA
- a CDS encoding class I adenylate-forming enzyme family protein has product MTANNFKGFQLEPVLLHEWLRRTAVQYPDKTAIVDSEGRHSYLQLEQESDRLALHLLSLGLPFQGRVAIFLDNCYEAVLSIYAVLKAGGVFVLLNPALKAAKLAYILDNCDADFLISSTSLAPTVQDALGHVQRSIGCIWKNGSDMPGSGVKPSWSLEVLLAQSPSSDVRFPRLIEQDLAALIYTSGSTGQPKGVICSHHNMVSAAKSIIQYLENTPDDIILNVLPLSFDYGLYQVLMSMMFGGTVVLEKSFVYFHQILQKIKEEKITGFPLVPTILALILNRQDLSHYDFSSIRYVSNTGAALPVEHIRQFRAMFPQIRFYSMFGLTECKRVGYLPPDQIDIRPQSVGKAMPNCQTRIVDEQGNDVPSGQVGELIVRGPNVMQGYWKDPELTARVYRTDPKTGQRWLYSGDLFRSDEEGYLYFLGRKDDMIKTRGERVSPKEIENVLCQMPGIAEAAVIGLPEPVLGQVPAAFVVLRPGVSLAPSEILQFAANHMESFMVPKQVTILPSLPKTPNGKVDKKFLKAMQEQSE; this is encoded by the coding sequence ATGACCGCTAACAATTTCAAAGGCTTCCAGCTTGAACCGGTATTGCTGCATGAGTGGCTTCGAAGAACGGCCGTACAATATCCCGACAAGACCGCAATTGTGGACAGCGAGGGCCGCCATTCCTATCTGCAGCTTGAGCAGGAAAGCGACCGGCTGGCCCTGCATCTGCTTTCTCTGGGGCTGCCTTTTCAGGGCCGTGTCGCTATATTTTTAGACAATTGTTATGAGGCTGTTTTATCGATTTATGCGGTCCTGAAGGCAGGAGGGGTCTTTGTCCTTCTGAATCCGGCGCTAAAAGCGGCCAAACTCGCATATATCCTCGACAACTGCGATGCGGATTTTCTTATTTCTTCGACCTCACTTGCCCCTACGGTTCAGGACGCCCTCGGCCATGTTCAGCGGTCAATCGGCTGCATCTGGAAAAACGGCTCTGATATGCCCGGTTCCGGTGTGAAACCGTCCTGGAGCCTGGAAGTCCTTCTTGCCCAATCCCCCTCCTCCGACGTCCGTTTCCCTCGTCTGATTGAGCAGGACCTGGCCGCTCTGATTTACACCTCCGGCTCCACCGGCCAGCCCAAAGGGGTGATTTGCTCTCATCACAACATGGTCTCCGCCGCCAAGAGCATCATCCAGTATCTCGAAAATACACCCGATGACATCATTTTGAATGTGCTGCCGCTGTCGTTCGATTACGGGCTCTATCAGGTTCTGATGAGCATGATGTTCGGGGGCACGGTCGTTCTTGAAAAATCCTTTGTGTATTTCCATCAAATCCTTCAAAAAATCAAAGAGGAAAAAATCACAGGTTTTCCGCTGGTTCCCACGATTCTGGCTTTGATTCTGAACCGTCAGGACTTGTCTCATTACGACTTTTCCTCGATTCGCTACGTGAGCAACACCGGAGCGGCCCTGCCTGTCGAACATATCCGACAGTTTCGGGCGATGTTTCCGCAGATTCGATTCTATTCGATGTTCGGCCTGACCGAATGCAAACGGGTCGGCTATCTGCCGCCGGACCAGATTGACATCCGGCCTCAATCGGTCGGCAAGGCAATGCCCAACTGCCAGACGCGGATTGTCGATGAGCAGGGAAACGATGTCCCGTCCGGCCAGGTCGGTGAACTGATTGTCCGCGGCCCGAACGTAATGCAGGGATACTGGAAAGACCCCGAACTGACAGCTCGTGTCTATCGAACCGACCCTAAAACCGGACAGCGATGGCTTTACAGCGGAGACCTGTTCCGCTCAGACGAGGAGGGGTATCTCTACTTCCTCGGACGCAAGGATGATATGATTAAAACACGCGGAGAACGGGTCAGCCCCAAAGAGATTGAAAATGTCCTTTGCCAAATGCCGGGGATCGCCGAGGCCGCCGTCATCGGTTTGCCTGAGCCGGTTCTCGGTCAGGTTCCGGCGGCTTTTGTCGTCCTTCGCCCCGGTGTTTCGCTTGCCCCTTCGGAGATTCTGCAGTTTGCCGCCAACCATATGGAATCTTTTATGGTACCCAAACAGGTAACGATTCTGCCTTCACTGCCCAAAACTCCCAACGGCAAAGTGGACAAAAAATTTCTCAAAGCGATGCAGGAGCAGTCGGAATGA
- the nadE gene encoding NAD(+) synthase: MNGFAQDLFQVPCEQLVQTITRTLQAFLREQLKRTGYVVALSGGIDSSVAAALCVRAVGKDRVFGLLMPERDSSADTVRLSRLIAEHLKIDYAEENITPVLEALGCYERRNRAVREVIPEFGEDWKCKLLLPSILNHKAGFRIFSVQVQSPKGECRQARLTPAAYRGIVAATNFKQRVRKMLEYYHADRLHYAVAGTPNRLEYDQGFFVKGGDGLADVKPIAHLYKTQVYALGRYLGIPEEICSRPPTTDTYSMPQSQEEFYFSLPYDKMDLCLYAYNRRIAPEEAAPTIGLTAEQVQRVYEDIEQKRKTTRYLHLPPLLVESVFEELK, from the coding sequence ATGAACGGTTTTGCTCAGGACCTTTTTCAGGTTCCCTGTGAACAGCTCGTGCAGACCATCACCCGGACGCTTCAGGCTTTTCTCCGGGAGCAGCTGAAGCGGACCGGCTATGTCGTAGCGCTGTCCGGAGGAATTGACAGTTCCGTTGCGGCCGCCCTTTGTGTCCGTGCGGTTGGAAAAGACCGGGTCTTCGGTCTGCTGATGCCGGAACGGGATTCCTCCGCAGACACGGTTCGCCTGAGCCGTTTGATTGCCGAGCATCTGAAAATTGATTATGCTGAGGAAAACATTACCCCTGTCCTGGAGGCCCTCGGCTGCTATGAACGCCGAAATCGGGCTGTTCGAGAAGTCATCCCGGAGTTCGGCGAAGACTGGAAATGCAAACTGCTGCTTCCATCGATTTTGAATCACAAGGCCGGGTTTCGCATTTTTTCCGTTCAGGTGCAGTCCCCGAAGGGGGAATGTCGGCAGGCCCGCCTGACCCCCGCCGCCTACCGCGGGATTGTGGCGGCGACCAATTTCAAACAGCGGGTCCGCAAAATGCTCGAGTATTATCACGCCGACCGACTGCATTACGCGGTGGCGGGCACCCCCAACCGTCTCGAATACGACCAGGGTTTTTTTGTCAAAGGCGGCGACGGGCTGGCGGATGTCAAGCCCATCGCTCATCTGTATAAAACACAGGTCTATGCCCTGGGCCGATATCTGGGAATTCCGGAAGAAATCTGCAGCCGCCCCCCCACGACGGATACCTATTCAATGCCTCAGAGTCAGGAAGAGTTTTATTTTTCGCTTCCGTATGATAAAATGGACCTATGCCTGTATGCATACAATCGTCGTATTGCACCGGAAGAAGCCGCACCTACTATCGGTCTGACGGCTGAACAGGTTCAGCGTGTTTATGAAGATATTGAACAAAAAAGAAAAACAACCCGTTATCTTCATCTGCCGCCCCTTTTGGTGGAATCGGTTTTTGAAGAATTGAAGTAA
- a CDS encoding YkgJ family cysteine cluster protein → MPKDTIPAAEEYRRLREDADAIAARLAEVHGREIVCRAGCTDCCQNLSVWPVEFYTVLEDLRAADYSHLVFNESASCGFLKDGLCQIYPFRPLICRTHGLPIAFEIETAETPEIAVSFCPKNFQNWEQKGLTFGPDNTLPIDRLNERLSQIHLRFLQEAGDESLTVHSRIPLKKLAELL, encoded by the coding sequence ATGCCGAAAGATACAATACCTGCCGCAGAAGAATACCGGCGTCTTCGAGAAGATGCGGATGCGATTGCAGCCCGTCTGGCGGAGGTTCACGGCCGGGAGATTGTTTGCCGGGCGGGGTGTACAGACTGCTGTCAGAATCTGTCAGTCTGGCCGGTGGAGTTTTATACCGTTTTGGAAGACCTGCGTGCCGCCGATTATTCCCATCTGGTTTTTAACGAATCGGCGTCTTGCGGTTTTCTAAAAGACGGGCTGTGTCAGATTTATCCGTTTCGTCCGCTGATTTGCCGTACGCACGGACTGCCGATTGCCTTCGAAATTGAAACGGCGGAAACACCCGAAATCGCCGTATCGTTTTGTCCGAAGAACTTTCAAAATTGGGAACAGAAAGGCCTTACATTCGGTCCGGACAATACTCTGCCGATAGACCGGCTCAATGAACGGCTCAGTCAAATTCACCTTCGTTTTCTTCAAGAGGCCGGGGACGAATCGTTGACCGTCCATTCACGAATTCCCTTAAAAAAACTGGCGGAGCTGCTCTGA
- a CDS encoding DUF503 domain-containing protein — MIVGTMTIPIHLHGLGSLKDKRRIVKSIIERLRSRFNASVSEVAAQDSKRIALIGIAVVSNESRFVEEQIDQIAAFIREDGRFFHGPIQREIFSSRYDIPLV, encoded by the coding sequence ATGATTGTCGGCACAATGACCATTCCCATTCATCTGCACGGGCTTGGGTCCCTGAAGGACAAACGCCGGATTGTCAAGAGCATCATTGAGCGGCTTCGCAGCCGATTTAACGCCTCCGTTTCGGAAGTAGCGGCCCAAGACAGCAAACGAATCGCTCTGATTGGGATTGCCGTGGTTTCCAACGAGAGCCGCTTTGTCGAAGAGCAAATCGACCAAATCGCCGCTTTTATCCGGGAGGACGGCCGGTTTTTCCACGGCCCCATCCAGCGGGAAATCTTTTCCTCCCGCTACGACATCCCCCTTGTGTAA